Within Anguilla anguilla isolate fAngAng1 chromosome 11, fAngAng1.pri, whole genome shotgun sequence, the genomic segment CCAGGCCTTAGTGGGGTTACTAGGTAAGTGGCTAATATATTTAAGAGATAACGGAACCACATCTTCGGCAGATGACATAGGAGTTGGTAttctttccttgttttgttAGCTAGCTTTGTGTATCTAGCTTAAGAAGCTAACCTTAGCTGTGTAGCTAAACGCTGACTTGCCTGTTCTGAATTGGGTGATGTTAGCGGGCTAGCTGAAGTAGGTAGCTAGTCTAGTTGTCAATCGTTGGAAGACGAAAAACGCCACAGGCTACATAAAAGCTGGGACCAGACGGGTGGAGTTCTGTGAATGGAAACCGAATAAGGCTCTCATTTCTCTTACGTGGGTAATACGTGGGTTTAAATTTGCCTGAGCCGTGCGAAGCctgaaattaagtttttttttggttgttgctagctagcataTTTAGTATAACTACTAGATGGCTAATTgacagttagctagctggctacctAGTTAATGTCTGCAGCAGATGCAAGGCATACATGTGGATTGTGACTCCTTTGAATATGCAACGTTATAAATTCGATTTGAGGTGCGGCAGTAATGCATCATTGCTTCGTGTGGAGGTAGCCAACTGCTACAATGTTATCCAACGTATGTGTGAACATCATATACCATACGCAGCTATAATTCTAAATTTGCAGCCAGATTAGTTATGCAATAAGTATTTTCGTAGTTAAAGTTAGGTTGATCGTGTTTTGCATTTATCACCTACTGTTTGGTTATCTGAATTTTTATTCTGAGTACCTAGCTGTCCAGCAGCTTGGCTATGGTGGATATAGCGATGCTAGTGTCCTTGCTaactttttcaattttatttatttactctctCTTTTCAGGTGTAAACGCTTGACAGAGTTTCGGAGTGTTTAAGCTAGTGTGACAGACTTCTTTCGTGTCTTACGACAAAAAATAATGTTCCGGCGCTGAACATGGGAGGCAGTGGCTCCAAGTCCAAAGGCTTTTGGCCTTTTGCCGGCTCAGGTACCGGCAATGATCCAACCAATGAGGGGAACGAACAGTCGCTGGCGAGGTTCAGAAGTTCCCGAAGTGGTACACCGTTCGTGTTTACAAGAAGGAGGTAAATATAGGAGCATGTTTTGTAACGCGAGGCATCTAGCAGTTGTGTTGCTCCAACAGTCCATCTGAtgctattttttacattttgtttgtctcGTGAggttggggagtggggggttaaATTATAATATTGGGTGATATGTAATATTTTAGAACCTTACTTGCTGGATCTTTTTATCTTAATCATTGGATTGTTTTATTCTCTGATGAACAATTAGTCACCCTGTAACAGTGATGGAGCATCAGGGAACACCGATCATGGTTTAATCACAGTGTACACAGGGAAAATGAAAGCTTCCAGCCATCTATCACAAGTACAACCCATTTGTTTTATAACTTAAGCCCTCAGTCAGTTTCATGTTGCCCTGGCAGCCACTCCTGCAGTGCCATCTGGAGATCTCTCAGACTCCCAAAGTTTTCCCTATATATTCCTTTAGTGCAAATGCACACCTGAGGTGCAAGATCGAATTAAGTAAAACCACTAGCACGGTCAGcacataacataaattatttctCCTCGAGCCATAGATTCACAACTGAAATGGATAGTATTTCACTCtccttatgaaaaaaaatgtcttttacgTTGGTATCAAAGAAAGGTTTTGATGATTCATACTGTTGAGAACAAAAATCATTTCTCTACATAGATATGCCTTTCTGTATTTAgcaattaatctttttttacattactaGAGGTACTTGGCTTTTCAGACATCATTCTTTAGCTCTCTTGGCAGTTAATGTAAGAGAACTCAGACCTGTTTGACTTGCCTAGTGTGCCAACATGCCTATAGTGGGTGAGGGCATGAAAGGCCTTGCCCAGCATTCAATTCTGACTTTTACTTTGTCCGTAGCTCTCTTTACTATGACGAAGATGGCGACCTGGCGCACGAGTTCTATGAGgagacagttgtgacgaagaaTGGGCGCAAGAGGGCAAAGCTGAAGAGGATTCAAAAGAATTTAATACCTCAGGTGAGCTAGGGAATGGTCGGTCAGTGTTACAGCAGTGTTACTACTGAGACCATTGAGTAgagtttttcagtgtttgtcaGTTCATAAAAGGTCACTCGCAGTCATTTTCTGTACTTTACTATTTCaagcaaatatttgcattgaaaaaacatctttatagagagagaaaatatataGAACAAGGAGATAAAGAACAGTGCTTGTTCAGTTGTGaacatatttggttaaatttccttcacgTCCCAACAGATATCTATAAATTTAAAGgcctaagaaaaaaaataagtctctctgactgccctaggctctgaaatcagccactcgAAATTTTACTGCGCCTGAATTGTAACTAACGATCAGGACAGCTGTCTGCCCTGCTCTTGTTGCGACTGTGCTGCCAGAGCAAACAGGGCGGGCGGGGCTAGGGCTACAGAGATAAGAGCAGAGCGGAGGAAATGTTACCTAAACCTCCAAATGACACAAAGCTCCGGTACTACCATCTCGTCTTGCgtttaaaagctttaaaattgtgttttgactGAATTTGGCACGGTAAAACTTGGAGTGGTGGATTTCAGAGCCaggggcagtcagagagaccagattttttctttattccgtttaatttattgatatatgTCAGAATGTGCAggaaatttaacaaaatatgctcAGAAGTGTTCTTGCAGTAAATGAACTTACCGCACCTTTAAGCAGCTACTGCAGTGATGCTGCTTATGTCCTCTGTCTGCAGGGAATTGTTAAGCTGGATCACCCCCGGATCCACGTGGATTTCCCAGTCGTTTTGTGTGAAGTGTGACGATGCCCAGGGCCTTCTGGGAGACTAGGCTAAGGCCAGCGATTGACAAACTCCGCCCTCGCCCCCCTTCACTCCTCCCATTGAGCCCCTGCCATCCTGAACTTCATTCTAACCATGGTGTTCCTCAGAGAGGGCTCACAGCGCCCCTGTGTGGTTAGAAGGGCTCGCAGTGAGCTGAACGACTGCTGCCTTGGCATAGCTTATGGAAGCAGTGCAACATGCTCAATTGAGGGATTTAGTGTGGGTATTTCCAGCTTAATGTGTGACAGTGCTtttgggaggaaaaaagaagatgaagaatgaatagaacaaaaaaaatacagtcctGTTCTCTGACCTGTCTCAAAAGTACACTACAGCCCTGTTATGTCAGGTGGCTCTTACATGAAACTGTTCTTCTCTACGTTTCAGACAAGTTCAAGTCCAGCctctctgtaatgtaatggatccCAATGTGTGTATTGCTTGATTAGGCCCGTGTGTTGGTTTTGGAAGGTCAGTGCTGAGGTTGTGATGCAATGGATAATTCATAAAATAGTATGTTATGGAGGGAGATAGATAGATGTAGCCTACTGCTTGCCAGAGTAGTAGGTGTGAAGCTGAACAGCTGGCCCTTAGTTTTCAACACTAGGAATTGAATCTTAAGTAATAACTTTACAGATCAGAGAGATTTTTGTTGAGCACAGGTGCTGGTTTTTGGCTCTGCCCAAAGGAAGTAGCCCCAAAACCTGCTCTGTCCCAGCTCTCCCGGGCTCTCTCTGACCTACTGAGCGAGCAGCTCCAGTGGTCATGTCATTTTTCCAGCAGAACTGCACATTGATTGTGCCTGCTCAgctctcattttaaaacatgttggGGGTATTGCCAGTTAGCGTGTGATTTTTTCAAACCTGTGATCTTGCTTATCTGGTTTAGACCTTTGGTAAGGAGTTTGTGTTCCGGAGAAGTCTGAAGCTTGGTTTTTAATGTCCTCTAAAGCCTCTCAGCTCcttgtaaaatgttttgactgTGTCATGCATGATGTGGCTCTGAAAGAAATATTTCTGCTGGTTCTGCATTTCCAATCACTTGGTGTCAGTTGTAATAGCATAGATGTAGGAGGGCTGACCTTTGCTAGTTTTAGCTCTTCAGATGCACAAATTATCTCCACATTTACCTCTAGATTTGGTCCTTTTGCTTGTATTAAGGGATACagttaaaagttttattttggctgtaattttttttataaggaTTTGAGCTTAATTCCACAactgaattaataaatatgaaatatctaATAAATAACTAGGTGTTTCCTCCCAAATAATCTCACTAAGGTGTTTTTGGTTTCAGTTTGGCCCCCTGTGGTTGAGTTTGGGCTCCTGATGGTCACTAACAGAAATTGCCTAATCGAAGGTGGTAGTCCTTTTCTTTTTGCCGCTTCCTTGAAAGGAAGTTGGACCATTACAAACATAGTGTATGAAACATCACAGTTGCATCTATGTAGGAATGCTGGTTCTTTTTGAATCCACTGGCATACCGTATAATTCCACATCTGTCATTGCATTGCTCTACGCAAAGCTTGATTTgttaccatttttaaaatctcaaatgCAGACACTGTTCCAGCATAATGTAAGGGGTAGTTTGAGTGACAAAGTTACACTTTCtaacagtttttaaaacatctttttacacttttttcagttgtttcttAATTTTCCTAATGGCCTGAAAATGTGTTCCAGTCACTATTTCATGATTAAATGGTTGCCACTACAGAAGAACCTcaactaaaaatgaaattggcatACCTTATACATTCCACCATATTTGATGCTGTACTCAAAATTGTGTAATGCCCTGTCATGCCACAGGGGGGTAGCAGGTGAAGGCCCATTGTGGTGTCAGTTTTCAAACCATTGCGCTACCTCCTCCGTTATGATTTCTGAATCTCATCTCCTCTAGGTCTGTTAGCTTTTCTGCTTGAGTCCATGAGTGCAGTGGTTGCCCTGCTGTTTCCCCCTAAACCTAAGCCCTTCATTGTTCttagcagccaatcagagtcgtGCCCAATATTCCACAGTCCGGAAAGTTCTCCGTTACAGCTCACGCTGGGCTTGTTCTTTTAGCTGACAggtcccctcccatccccagcTTTCCTCCAGAAtggaaatgcatgctgggaaatgtcaAGGTGTGTTTACAGCTAGTTCTCTGCTCATCGTTCTTGACATGCGCTGACCTGGACTGTGTCTGAAATGGCCCATTATTTCTCTATATAGTGAGTAACTAGGGTATCAGCCATTTCCTGGAAATTGGCTGACACCCTATTtcggatgtttttttttttgttttcattttcagtgcgTGCAGACCAACAGAACATTGAGATGCTGTCACAATCTAAACTTTCAAGAGCCTGTATAACTGGGAGAGCTAATGCCAAATCCTAATCATTAGCATGTATGTCCATATGTATGTTTGCCTTGACGTTTATCAAGCATTTTAAACGGCTTCTATTGGAACATTGTCAAGCCTGAAGGAAGGCATCCAAAGCAAGCATTTTACTGATATCAGGAAGGACTTTAGTGTGTTTACCTGCCCGGTCAATCCAGGCCCACATCCCACTTGAATATTGTTCCTTAAAACCAAGCATGCAAGAAATGAATATTGTATCCACCCTAACTGGAGGGTCAGCATGACAATACAGGGCAGGTActtgaatttacatttttctatGAATGGTCAGATTAATCAAGTTTGTTTGCCAGGTTCATATTGAAAACATTAGGTCTGAGTAATGTGAAACTAGTGTGTTTTCTCAAGTGCGCAGATTATCTACATTTCAAAGTTTTAACTCGATAAATTTCAGATCTGAAATATGCACCCCAAGGATATATTATTttagctctttttaaaaaaatactgtctgATGGAACATAGCTGTGAAACGACCCCCCACTCCAGCCTTTTCACATTCACTATGGCTGGCAGAGATGGTTGTTGTTGCATATGTATTGTGTATAGTTTCTGCGCTTGGCCAATTAGAACTTTTTCAAACGAGCAAATCCCAAAATACCCTACTACAGTCTGGCATTTGCAAGCGAGTCATCTCAAAGCGAGTGCATTCTTTGTCCAGAAgttccatttattttgcaggGGGCTTCCTCTAAACCTGGGTGTCTCTCTGGGATTGTAAAGTTCAGCACATTTGTTCTGGCGCTTGGCACTTGGGTGAAGCAAGTGCATTCCTGTTGTGCAAATTAGTCACTGGATAGGAGGAGAAAGTACTTCTAGGTATCAAAGCTAAGAGCAGTGCTgcctgatggggggggggggacttttttcttttgccagCTGTGCGCTCTTTGAGAatcgggggggagagagtgctTCGTAACACCCTAGGAGCGTGTGGTAACGTGCTGAGTGTCGCTCAGGCTGTGGACAGTGCTGAATTAGTGGTAGAATCGCTGGCCTTCAGTTGATTTATCTGTGCAAATTTGATGGGCAGCGCATGACACACATgttattgtttcagtttttgcCTGCTTTTGGCAAGCGGAGAATATGCAATGTGGAAAAATCCTTATGCTGACTGTGCTGATCAATAAGTTTTTACCTCGTCAAATCTAGTAACCTTGTTCTTCAGGGCTGTTCAGTTGTGCTGCAGTAGAAATTGCCAGGTGTTTGGCAATCTATTGTAGGTGACCTTTATATATGTTGTCCTGGccctcaatttttttttcattttttttttcaagctgctTGGACAATTATCATGAATCCAGTGCGTAACGAGGGGAATTGGTCTCCCGTTACACACAGTTGAGGTTTGGTTCTGGTAGTTTGGTCTTGCTGGAGTTGACCACCATCTTTATTCCCGAGTCTCTTCACAACCACCCTAGGAAATTGAACTTTTGTGCAGAACCATGTGAAGTGTCTTTTTAATGGCTAGCAGATGACCTCGGGTAATTATACTGTGAGTAGGCTacgttttatttttccctccctcctaaAGCTGTGGACTGTCCTGTGAGGGTGAGTCCTTTATGCACtcaaatctctctttctctctctttcttactctTTCCCCTcccataatatatatatatctgcatTCACTGTGAAGTTGATGATCTTAATGATCTTGTTAGTTGAGTGGATATGATGGTGGTAGAGCAGTGGGGTGGCTTGGTGTCTGGTATGCTGGACTGAGGGGTGGATGATGACTCAGAGAGTGTGTCAGCTCACCACGTGACACCACCAGAGCACTTGTGTTTGACTGGTAGTGTTGGAGGTATTTTGTACAGAAATTGCTCAATGCGTTTGTAAATTGTGGGAAAagatatatgttttttataagaagctcatttttgtgtgtgtcttgaTTAGCCAATGATAGAGTACCACTGAAGTCCACTGAGCATTTTTTCTggcaaaagtaaataaatttcACCCAAATGAGATGATCATATTGAAGGCTTGGAGAAGGTAAACTCAATTtccaaactaaaaaaatatatatattttttaatttattttatttttcgttCCTGTCAATTTCATTGTGAACCAAAGCCTGCTGCCCATCTGGCCaccacatttctttttaaagaaaagcagaaatggaCCCTTGAGTCTGGATGGGACAAATCAGAGTACTGTCTCCAGATCCAAGAGTCTTTTTTCAAGCTTAAAATTTGAAAGTTTGTGCACTAGTCTCCAAATGGCTGCTGTTGGTGTTTGAAGCAATGCGTAAGCTGAGGTTGGCTATCACGGTTGAGGAAGTGGGAGTCTTGCCTGAAGGAGCAATGGGAGCTGTGTTTGAACGTGCTGTGCTATTATGTTCCTACAGCCACCAGCTTGGCCAAGGAAACAGCCATCTTCTCATCTGTATACGTGTATATACCACAAGCAGCACCTCCAGTACATGTTGCATATCTCGGAGATGAGGGGGGGCGTTAACCCATCTGTGTAGATAATACAAATAAgttctgtttatatttatgaatgattattttttaagttatgAGGATacttgtttaattttgtttcttgtccttttatttgttttaaaataataaaagaaagtCCTTGAGTAACGGGAATATTTGTGCtttgtttgtgcagtgtttatttttctcccacACACTCAGGACACACTCAATAAACACTGAAGTTGAGCAGGTCATGGGTTCAGTGGAAGATAGGAGTGGGAAAACAGACACCAATCTGGATAAGAATGAGGGGTAAATGCTAGCTGAACTGTTACGTACTTGCGTGAGGCTTCACAGGCAAAGGCTTTTTCTACTCTGTTGTCCACTGGATTTTGTTCCTttcttatgttttcttttccctttcacACTTTCAAAATGGGAATGAGAATTCCCCCTCCCACTTTTAATGGACTTGACAGCTGTGGGTGGTTACATGGAAAGTGTTATCTCAATGAGGATGTTGCCGACGTACATGGTATTATGCCGGGAGGCAGGAATGGAAACAGTCCATGGCCCTCAAACAAATAGCCTATTAGGGTCCCCTGCCACCGCCCCGTGGCTAAAGTTAAAAGCTAAAAGCACGTTTCTATTGGAAACCATTTCCTGTAACCTGTTGGCATGTTATTGTGAAACTGAAGGCATTTCAAGCCCAAAAATAGCcttgaattgttttgttttatttgtgtgttatcTGTATTTGCGTCTTCCTCCTGAGGGTAAGGGCTTTTATGTTAGGCTGTGCAGCTGGGGGTTGAAATGGATGGTTCTCTGTAAGCTTGCAAATGCCAAGCTAATCTTTAGAGTCGTGCTCCGGCTCAGGCCTCTGTCAGCACCTCTGTTCCCTTCCAGGCGTAACCACATTTTGTCTAATGTgacatttcagttaatttcagaCCTTCAGTTCAGCTAAAACCACAATggtctacacgtaaaaccagtATTATGATTAAACAAGGGCTAGGCTttgggaaaatgaaaacaatggccTTGTTTCATAAGGGGTCGTTTTGACATATTTCTAGGCAGGGTACTGTAGGTGAAGTATATTTTGAGTTCTCCAATTTCCAAACTCTAAATTATTCCTGCATATTTGAATTTCCCTGGAGGACAGCATGTTTAGAAAACAAAGGCATTAAAGGACTCTGTGTCCCAGCCCAGAAAGGGAAGGGTGGATTGTTTTACCTTATTAATTTAATCTACACTTCATGTACAGTCCTATTTCCCTTTCCCTGGTCACgcaccagcaggccctgtggttTCCAGGGCTGTAACACATTCCTGACTGCCCCTAATTGGACAGAATGTGGGTGGAGCCCCATGAAAAAGGTCAGGCCTGCGGCTGGTCCAAAAACGTCTGCCCTTGATCTGTCTGTTTTCTCGAAAGGCCTTTGAAGTCCTGCTCCTCCGCACTCCAGCTCtgttgtgtgtgggggagaCGGGCTCAGTGTCTCTGATCTGGCCAGAGGTTCCTTTtggcagatgggggggggcggcggcccTGGGACCCGGCGTCCGTAGCCCTGCCCGTCCCCATCCCCAGCTCGCTCAATCGCACTCGCGTGCCTCCGACTGAGGATCCCCGCTGTGCTTGACTGCCACTGCTTCCTGCTGCGAGGGTCATGAATGTCAGTGAACACAAAGTGCTATTTATGTGTACTCTACAGCAGCTCGGGCCAGTGTGTTCTATGTACAGTGCATTTTTTCCACTGCCAGGACCAATGTTCTATCTTTTATTCTTACGTCTGTCTTCTGCGGATAAGATTGTGAAGGtactctgtctctgtatcttCCTTATGCGAGAGATGGTACATTGGGCTGcagaaaagaaatgcaattgTTTATGATCTTTTGAAAAGAAAGACATAACATTATGTGCTTTTCACCCACTATTAAGGGTCATCCCTGACCATATACCAGTGTGGATACCAGCCAATGGTGAAGTTGGTGATCTTGAGGTCCCAAGAGATGCTTTGGTCAGCTGCATTTTTTTGAATATTCAAAGCTGGGAGCAGAGAAATGCTTGTATTTCTTATAACCCCAAGTGCCAGCACCTCAAAGCAGCCCAACTCGATAGGGCAATGTAGGGCGGCATGGTGCAGTGAGTAGTCGATGGCCATTCTATTCTGTCCaagtgggtttcctctgggtactccaatttcttcccacagtccaaaggtaTGCAGgctaggttaattggagactaCATTGCCCATAGGAAtaagtgtgaatgaatggtgcgtgtgccctgcgatagattggcgacctgtccagggtgtattcctgcctcttgtccCATGTAtgctgagataggctccagcaccaacCTCCACCAGGAACaaacaggtatagataatgaaagGATGAAGTTACTCTGTTAATACTAATGCAAGTTTTTGTACTTTTGGATTTAGTCTTGCATACCAAAGGTGCAACTTTCCAACAATGTTGAGATACACCTGCTGACATGATGTCATCGCATTAATGCTTTTATAGCAGTGTGCATTTACCCATGTGTTCTGCTCCAATTCTGAGGCACAATGTTGAGATTGTTTGATGCAAAACAATGTCTGGCTTAGTGGTCTCACTGGAGTTCCAATCCCACACCAGTACTTTTGACCGCTCAGCCACTCACTCATCTTCCACTGGCTGCTGCTCGCTACCTCTGATCAGTAAGGGAGGTATTTGGGTGTATCGGCCCCAGTGGCTCCCTTGTTATGAGCTTCCTGGCCTCCATTGCTGGCAGGAAGCAGAGGAAGGGAGTTGCAGAAGGGAAGCGGAGGTTGGTTAATGCCAAAATATACGCATTCTTAAATGCCGGCACGCTGCCTCATGGGCGTCCATTGGAAGACTGCACTCGTCTCCCCTTAGAGTTCACAAGTCTATTTGTCATACAAGAGAACATAAGAAACTAAACATCTAGAACTTTCGGGAAAGACGGCTGCTCCCAACAGCTGGCAAGACACCCCGGAATTACAGTTTGTGCAGTGTGCCTCCGCCTCGTTGCTGGTAAGTATTCATTCATGGGAGAGATAGATAGGTCAATTACCACCACCTTTGACTGATGGGTTAAGTGATGTATAATGTTATGTGtgctttgggtttttttttttagtcttccTTCACTGAAACTATCAAGATTggggaaatatttaaataataacatgAAGGAAAaagtactgtaaatgtattgtcAACTCAAAACATAAGATGAGTAATACTTACATAttggacaaacaaaaacaggttCATGGATCTGTCCAATTCAACTGTCCATGAGAATGAAGATTATAATTTTCTTGAATTTGAATATCCTAAATTTCACTGCATCAGCCCGCAGCATTCATATTTTCCATTGGAAGAGTGTAAAACTTTTCCCTGTTTTGTACCCAGTTTAGtaaatgtaatctttttttaacatttattgaaCCTGATGTGGAGTAAAACTGAAGTTTTTCCTGcactgaaaaaactgaaaaaatgtctgAAGGAGACTCTCATTTGGACAGGATGACACATTACTTAGCTACTTACATTTTTCCTCATAACAATAATGCTGAATGgctgaacaaataaatgaagcTGGCTGGCCTAATCCATGTCCCTCTCCAGGGAAGAGGATTggct encodes:
- the tusc2a gene encoding tumor suppressor 2, mitochondrial calcium regulator a; protein product: MGGSGSKSKGFWPFAGSGTGNDPTNEGNEQSLARFRSSRSGTPFVFTRRSSLYYDEDGDLAHEFYEETVVTKNGRKRAKLKRIQKNLIPQGIVKLDHPRIHVDFPVVLCEV